The following proteins are co-located in the Labrys monachus genome:
- a CDS encoding trimethylamine methyltransferase family protein, whose amino-acid sequence MATEAVTEVRRARSGRRGVRSGPAAPAYITRRIPPYELLSEEALVLVEDHADRILEEVGFEIRGDQEAVELFRHAGAAVEGCRIRPPRGLVRHIIRRSCPASFVQHARNPDRSVVIGGDSTVFSPAYGSPFVTDSDRGRRYGTLDDFRNFVRLAYMTPWLHHSGGTVCEPVDVPVNKRHLDMVLAHMTLSDKGFMGSVTTAPRAADSIEMCRVLFGADFVDANCVILGNVNTNSPLVLDGEASRVIRTYARANQAAVCVPFILGGAMGPVTTAGALAQCFAEAMMCVALTQLERPGAPAILGNFLSSMSLKSGAPTFGTPEPALGYLAIGQLARRLGVPLRCGGNLCASKIPDAQAAYESANSMWPAFLAGAHFILHAAGWAEGALAMSYEKFVMDADQLGAFHTFAAGMPVDENAFALDGFREVGPGRHFLGSAHTMRNYEMAFYDFPLSDNNSFEQWTEEGSLDIVSRANRKWKAMLGAYEAPPLAQDRREALDAFVAERKASMPDAWY is encoded by the coding sequence ATGGCGACGGAAGCAGTCACGGAAGTGCGGCGCGCGCGGTCGGGCCGGCGCGGGGTGCGGAGCGGGCCGGCGGCGCCCGCCTACATCACCCGGCGGATCCCGCCCTACGAGCTCCTGTCCGAAGAGGCCCTGGTGCTGGTCGAGGACCATGCCGACCGCATCCTCGAGGAAGTCGGCTTCGAGATCAGGGGCGACCAGGAGGCGGTCGAGCTGTTCAGGCACGCCGGTGCGGCCGTCGAGGGCTGCCGCATCCGGCCGCCGCGGGGGCTCGTCCGCCACATCATCCGGCGCTCCTGCCCGGCGAGCTTCGTGCAACATGCCCGCAACCCGGACCGCTCGGTGGTGATCGGCGGCGACAGCACCGTCTTCTCGCCCGCCTATGGCTCGCCCTTCGTGACCGACAGTGATCGCGGCCGGCGCTACGGCACGCTGGACGACTTCCGCAATTTCGTCCGGCTCGCCTATATGACGCCCTGGCTCCATCATTCCGGCGGCACGGTGTGCGAGCCGGTGGACGTGCCGGTCAACAAGCGCCATCTCGACATGGTGCTCGCCCATATGACGCTGTCCGACAAGGGCTTCATGGGCTCGGTCACCACCGCCCCGCGTGCCGCCGATTCGATCGAGATGTGCCGCGTGCTGTTCGGGGCCGATTTCGTCGACGCCAACTGCGTCATCCTCGGCAACGTCAACACCAATTCGCCGCTCGTGCTCGACGGCGAGGCCTCGCGCGTCATCCGCACCTATGCCCGCGCCAACCAGGCAGCGGTGTGCGTGCCCTTCATCCTCGGCGGGGCGATGGGGCCGGTGACGACGGCGGGCGCGCTGGCGCAATGCTTCGCCGAGGCGATGATGTGCGTGGCGCTGACGCAGCTGGAGCGGCCCGGCGCCCCGGCGATCCTCGGCAATTTCCTGTCCTCGATGTCGCTGAAGTCGGGCGCGCCGACCTTCGGGACGCCGGAGCCGGCGCTCGGCTACCTCGCGATCGGGCAACTGGCGCGCCGGCTCGGCGTGCCCCTGCGCTGCGGCGGCAATCTGTGCGCCTCGAAGATCCCGGACGCGCAGGCCGCCTATGAGAGCGCCAATTCGATGTGGCCGGCCTTCCTGGCCGGCGCCCATTTCATCCTGCATGCCGCCGGCTGGGCCGAGGGCGCCCTCGCCATGTCCTACGAGAAATTCGTGATGGACGCCGACCAGCTCGGGGCGTTCCACACTTTCGCGGCCGGCATGCCCGTCGACGAGAACGCCTTCGCCCTCGACGGCTTCCGCGAGGTGGGACCGGGCCGCCATTTCCTCGGCTCGGCGCATACGATGCGCAACTATGAGATGGCGTTCTACGACTTCCCGCTGTCCGACAACAATTCCTTCGAGCAGTGGACGGAGGAGGGCAGCCTCGACATCGTCAGCCGTGCCAACCGCAAATGGAAGGCGATGCTCGGCGCCTATGAGGCGCCGCCTCTGGCGCAGGACAGGCGCGAGGCGCTGGACGCCTTCGTGGCCGAGCGCAAGGCCTCGATGCCGGACGCCTGGTACTGA
- a CDS encoding type II toxin-antitoxin system RelE/ParE family toxin, translated as MKIVYLAGTTADIAWMRNYYAHVFPEGRKRAREHFKAAEALLSETPLIGRTTAVPEVRELVIPRTPFSFLYRVRPERIEILRIWDGRADRPPKFGE; from the coding sequence ATGAAGATCGTCTATCTCGCCGGCACCACGGCCGACATCGCGTGGATGCGGAACTACTATGCCCACGTCTTCCCCGAAGGCCGGAAACGGGCCAGGGAACACTTCAAGGCAGCCGAGGCCCTTCTTTCGGAAACCCCGCTCATCGGCCGCACGACCGCCGTTCCCGAGGTCAGGGAACTGGTCATTCCCAGAACGCCGTTCTCTTTCCTCTACAGGGTGCGGCCTGAACGAATCGAGATTCTGCGCATCTGGGATGGCCGGGCCGATCGACCCCCGAAATTCGGCGAATAG
- a CDS encoding CopG family ribbon-helix-helix protein, which yields MPTLPFSLRLDPSVRERLDREARRLDRSSSWLATRAIEIFLDARDAKRRAIEAAVAEAENGEFISSEAMGRWMDSWDTDHELPAPEVDIHPHRS from the coding sequence ATGCCGACACTGCCCTTTTCTCTCCGGCTCGATCCGTCCGTCAGGGAACGTCTGGACCGAGAGGCGCGGCGTCTCGATCGCTCGTCCTCCTGGCTCGCGACCAGAGCGATCGAGATCTTCCTGGATGCCCGCGATGCCAAGAGGCGGGCCATCGAAGCTGCCGTGGCGGAGGCGGAAAACGGCGAATTCATCTCGAGCGAGGCGATGGGGCGGTGGATGGATTCCTGGGATACGGACCATGAATTGCCAGCGCCGGAGGTCGACATCCATCCGCACCGCAGCTGA